The Thalassophryne amazonica chromosome 6, fThaAma1.1, whole genome shotgun sequence genome includes a region encoding these proteins:
- the si:dkey-183p4.10 gene encoding dentin sialophosphoprotein isoform X3, whose translation MEQNFADLFSGAFSEDSLPAFPESDFNFESLNFEETFKEDMKESLHMPSKDDEVLHSQPAAQMPGLSSLESNDKDMAGSDDEQPSDTNNSEEQQGKSPEVHCTSSSEDSELEDCVAGEEADTGQQSLLMSVHSSEEFWRFNTEVEIFAEGQLPATEGTDKPQKRNEESESDKEALYCGEVSKGDVKVITKDDGIEEEVEIQKNSVYEGVKMEKDEGKEDKALPQDFGQQDGNIDTGRLVRDLCDSPEISMQSLEELDADTEDHVDNIQDFSKDEYQEAGESFADYPSDFSSCEYVEERSTKVEKSPHQVDTLPCEPNSCSEQIVTDVTWLGCSGDTGRDTDKHLHCKEVDTDEVVDLDQDRGQRQIVEHIWGDPSVGVIDHEVGECDESSSSEDDAQGRKSDEVFSGIFDLKDQFKPLEDTESQRDKVEFANWSICEDLGITRGDQTVFQMCWNTDVSTNKAPLYGQLFVDEENHETLSPDVNQHPKENICANSYSITTKTLCPSNQGSVDDSFFFNTDPVSSGFTEVGQLGDDESEDETNWEQEQERIEAFYKFYNDSDGENERKGREVKVQFSTDTSSRVIQYDTDSSDRNSLNSSTDSEDDPNSVDTSEDMRDSDDTLNNKPAFGLPNTPVAEKEPELSWTVHGTKKHKHANTLKLILRMGLVILFGLLMFWMAKDQVDWLGPISFF comes from the exons ATGGAACAAAATTTTGCTGATTTATTTAGTGGTGCTTTTTCAG AAGATTCTCTGCCAGCTTTTCCTGAGAGTGATTTCAACTTTGAGAGCTTGAATTTTGAGGAAACCTTCAAGGAAGACATGAAAGAAAGCTTGCATATGCCATCAAAAGATGATGAGGTATTGCACTCACAACCAGCTGCTCAAATGCCAGGTTTGTCAAGTCTGGAATCTAATGATAAAGACATGGCTGGAAGTGATGATGAACAGCCTTCTGACACCAACAACAGTGAGGAACAACAAGGCAAAAGTCCAGAAGTGCATTGCACAAGCTCAAGTGAAGATTCTGAACTTGAAGATTGTGTTGCTGGAGAAGAAGCCGACACCGGACAACAGAGTCTATTGATGTCTGTTCACAGTAGTGAGGAGTTCTGGCGGTTTAATACAGAGGTCGAGATTTTTGCTGAAGGACAACTTCCAGCCACCGAGGGTACTGATAAACCTCAAAAAAGAAATGAGGAGAGTGAGAGTGATAAGGAGGCCTTGTATTGTGGGGAAGTCTCTAAAGGTGATGTCAAGGTGATTACCAAAGATGATGGGATTGAAGAGGAAGTTGAGATACAAAAGAACTCTGTGTATGAAGGTGTGAAAATGGAAAAAGATGAAGGTAAAGAAGATAAAGCACTCCCTCAGGACTTTGGCCAACAGGATGGAAACATCGACACAGGTAGGTTGGTTAGAGACCTCTGTGATTCTCCTGAAATATCCATGCAAAGTCTGGAGGAGCTAGATGCTGATACTGAAGACCACGTAGACAACATTCAGGATTTCTCCAAGGATGAATACCAGGAGGCAGGCGAGAGCTTTGCAGATTATCCGTCAGACTTTTCGTCATGCGAGTATGTTGAAGAAAGAAGCACAAAGGTGGAAAAAAGTCCTCACCAGGTGGACACTTTGCCTTGTGAACCAAATAGCTGCTCGGAACAAATTGTAACAGATGTTACATGGCTAGGATGTTCTGGAGACACGGGCAGAGATACAGATAAGCATCTGCACTGCAAAGAAGTGGACACTGATGAAGTTGTGGATCTGGATCAAGACAGAGGACAAAGACAGATTGTTGAACACATTTGGGGTGATCCATCTGTAGGAGTGATTGATCATGAGGTAGGCGAGTGTGATGAAAGCAGCTCCAGTGAGGATGATGCCCAAGGGAGGAAGAGTGATGAAGTCTTCTCAGGTATTTTTGATCTAAAGGATCAATTCAAGCCATTGGAGGACACCGAGTCTCAAAGAGACAAAGTCGAGTTTGCCAATTGGAGCATCTGTGAAGACCTAGGCATCACAAGAGGGGATCAGACAGTTTTCCAAATGTGCTGGAACACCGATGTATCAACAAATAAGGCTCCTCTCTATGGTCAGCTGTTTGTGGATGAGGAAAACCATGAAACGTTGTCTCCAGATGTCAATCAGCATCCTAAAGAAAACATCTGCGCAAACAGCTACTCAATAACTACCAAAACCTTGTGCCCTTCGAACCAGGGATCTGTGGACGACAGCTTCTTCTTCAACACTGATCCCGTGTCCTCTGGGTTCACGGAGGTGGGACAACTGGGAGACGACGAGAGCGAAGATGAGACAAACTGGGAGCAAGAACAGGAGAGAATTGAGGCTTTCTATAAGTTTTACAATGACAGCGACGGGGAGAATGAACGAAAAG GGAGGGAGGTAAAAGTTCAGTTTTCAACAGATACATCATCTCGGGTTATTCAATATGACACCGACAG CAGTGACAGAAACTCACTCAACAGCTCCACTGATAGTGAGGACGACCCGAACTCCGTGGACACCTCCGAG GACATGAGGGACTCAGACGACACTCTGAATAATAAACCTGCTTTTGGTCTACCAAATACTCCAGTAGCAGAGAAGGAGCCGGAACTGAGCTGGACAGTGCACGGCACCAAAAAACACAAG CATGCAAACACACTGAAGCTGATACTGAGGATGGGTCTGGTGATCCTATTCGGGCTGCTGATGTTCTGGATGGCCAAAGACCAAGTGGATTGGCTCGGCCCAATTTCCTTCTTTtag
- the si:dkey-183p4.10 gene encoding dentin sialophosphoprotein isoform X1, giving the protein MEQNFADLFSGAFSEDSLPAFPESDFNFESLNFEETFKEDMKESLHMPSKDDEVLHSQPAAQMPGLSSLESNDKDMAGSDDEQPSDTNNSEEQQGKSPEVHCTSSSEDSELEDCVAGEEADTGQQSLLMSVHSSEEFWRFNTEVEIFAEGQLPATEGTDKPQKRNEESESDKEALYCGEVSKGDVKVITKDDGIEEEVEIQKNSVYEGVKMEKDEGKEDKALPQDFGQQDGNIDTGRLVRDLCDSPEISMQSLEELDADTEDHVDNIQDFSKDEYQEAGESFADYPSDFSSCEYVEERSTKVEKSPHQVDTLPCEPNSCSEQIVTDVTWLGCSGDTGRDTDKHLHCKEVDTDEVVDLDQDRGQRQIVEHIWGDPSVGVIDHEVGECDESSSSEDDAQGRKSDEVFSGIFDLKDQFKPLEDTESQRDKVEFANWSICEDLGITRGDQTVFQMCWNTDVSTNKAPLYGQLFVDEENHETLSPDVNQHPKENICANSYSITTKTLCPSNQGSVDDSFFFNTDPVSSGFTEVGQLGDDESEDETNWEQEQERIEAFYKFYNDSDGENERKGREVKVQFSTDTSSRVIQYDTDSSDRNSLNSSTDSEDDPNSVDTSEFHLFQDMRDSDDTLNNKPAFGLPNTPVAEKEPELSWTVHGTKKHKHANTLKLILRMGLVILFGLLMFWMAKDQVDWLGPISFF; this is encoded by the exons ATGGAACAAAATTTTGCTGATTTATTTAGTGGTGCTTTTTCAG AAGATTCTCTGCCAGCTTTTCCTGAGAGTGATTTCAACTTTGAGAGCTTGAATTTTGAGGAAACCTTCAAGGAAGACATGAAAGAAAGCTTGCATATGCCATCAAAAGATGATGAGGTATTGCACTCACAACCAGCTGCTCAAATGCCAGGTTTGTCAAGTCTGGAATCTAATGATAAAGACATGGCTGGAAGTGATGATGAACAGCCTTCTGACACCAACAACAGTGAGGAACAACAAGGCAAAAGTCCAGAAGTGCATTGCACAAGCTCAAGTGAAGATTCTGAACTTGAAGATTGTGTTGCTGGAGAAGAAGCCGACACCGGACAACAGAGTCTATTGATGTCTGTTCACAGTAGTGAGGAGTTCTGGCGGTTTAATACAGAGGTCGAGATTTTTGCTGAAGGACAACTTCCAGCCACCGAGGGTACTGATAAACCTCAAAAAAGAAATGAGGAGAGTGAGAGTGATAAGGAGGCCTTGTATTGTGGGGAAGTCTCTAAAGGTGATGTCAAGGTGATTACCAAAGATGATGGGATTGAAGAGGAAGTTGAGATACAAAAGAACTCTGTGTATGAAGGTGTGAAAATGGAAAAAGATGAAGGTAAAGAAGATAAAGCACTCCCTCAGGACTTTGGCCAACAGGATGGAAACATCGACACAGGTAGGTTGGTTAGAGACCTCTGTGATTCTCCTGAAATATCCATGCAAAGTCTGGAGGAGCTAGATGCTGATACTGAAGACCACGTAGACAACATTCAGGATTTCTCCAAGGATGAATACCAGGAGGCAGGCGAGAGCTTTGCAGATTATCCGTCAGACTTTTCGTCATGCGAGTATGTTGAAGAAAGAAGCACAAAGGTGGAAAAAAGTCCTCACCAGGTGGACACTTTGCCTTGTGAACCAAATAGCTGCTCGGAACAAATTGTAACAGATGTTACATGGCTAGGATGTTCTGGAGACACGGGCAGAGATACAGATAAGCATCTGCACTGCAAAGAAGTGGACACTGATGAAGTTGTGGATCTGGATCAAGACAGAGGACAAAGACAGATTGTTGAACACATTTGGGGTGATCCATCTGTAGGAGTGATTGATCATGAGGTAGGCGAGTGTGATGAAAGCAGCTCCAGTGAGGATGATGCCCAAGGGAGGAAGAGTGATGAAGTCTTCTCAGGTATTTTTGATCTAAAGGATCAATTCAAGCCATTGGAGGACACCGAGTCTCAAAGAGACAAAGTCGAGTTTGCCAATTGGAGCATCTGTGAAGACCTAGGCATCACAAGAGGGGATCAGACAGTTTTCCAAATGTGCTGGAACACCGATGTATCAACAAATAAGGCTCCTCTCTATGGTCAGCTGTTTGTGGATGAGGAAAACCATGAAACGTTGTCTCCAGATGTCAATCAGCATCCTAAAGAAAACATCTGCGCAAACAGCTACTCAATAACTACCAAAACCTTGTGCCCTTCGAACCAGGGATCTGTGGACGACAGCTTCTTCTTCAACACTGATCCCGTGTCCTCTGGGTTCACGGAGGTGGGACAACTGGGAGACGACGAGAGCGAAGATGAGACAAACTGGGAGCAAGAACAGGAGAGAATTGAGGCTTTCTATAAGTTTTACAATGACAGCGACGGGGAGAATGAACGAAAAG GGAGGGAGGTAAAAGTTCAGTTTTCAACAGATACATCATCTCGGGTTATTCAATATGACACCGACAG CAGTGACAGAAACTCACTCAACAGCTCCACTGATAGTGAGGACGACCCGAACTCCGTGGACACCTCCGAG TTTCACCTTTTCCAGGACATGAGGGACTCAGACGACACTCTGAATAATAAACCTGCTTTTGGTCTACCAAATACTCCAGTAGCAGAGAAGGAGCCGGAACTGAGCTGGACAGTGCACGGCACCAAAAAACACAAG CATGCAAACACACTGAAGCTGATACTGAGGATGGGTCTGGTGATCCTATTCGGGCTGCTGATGTTCTGGATGGCCAAAGACCAAGTGGATTGGCTCGGCCCAATTTCCTTCTTTtag
- the si:dkey-183p4.10 gene encoding dentin sialophosphoprotein isoform X2, whose protein sequence is MEQNFADLFSGAFSDSLPAFPESDFNFESLNFEETFKEDMKESLHMPSKDDEVLHSQPAAQMPGLSSLESNDKDMAGSDDEQPSDTNNSEEQQGKSPEVHCTSSSEDSELEDCVAGEEADTGQQSLLMSVHSSEEFWRFNTEVEIFAEGQLPATEGTDKPQKRNEESESDKEALYCGEVSKGDVKVITKDDGIEEEVEIQKNSVYEGVKMEKDEGKEDKALPQDFGQQDGNIDTGRLVRDLCDSPEISMQSLEELDADTEDHVDNIQDFSKDEYQEAGESFADYPSDFSSCEYVEERSTKVEKSPHQVDTLPCEPNSCSEQIVTDVTWLGCSGDTGRDTDKHLHCKEVDTDEVVDLDQDRGQRQIVEHIWGDPSVGVIDHEVGECDESSSSEDDAQGRKSDEVFSGIFDLKDQFKPLEDTESQRDKVEFANWSICEDLGITRGDQTVFQMCWNTDVSTNKAPLYGQLFVDEENHETLSPDVNQHPKENICANSYSITTKTLCPSNQGSVDDSFFFNTDPVSSGFTEVGQLGDDESEDETNWEQEQERIEAFYKFYNDSDGENERKGREVKVQFSTDTSSRVIQYDTDSSDRNSLNSSTDSEDDPNSVDTSEFHLFQDMRDSDDTLNNKPAFGLPNTPVAEKEPELSWTVHGTKKHKHANTLKLILRMGLVILFGLLMFWMAKDQVDWLGPISFF, encoded by the exons ATGGAACAAAATTTTGCTGATTTATTTAGTGGTGCTTTTTCAG ATTCTCTGCCAGCTTTTCCTGAGAGTGATTTCAACTTTGAGAGCTTGAATTTTGAGGAAACCTTCAAGGAAGACATGAAAGAAAGCTTGCATATGCCATCAAAAGATGATGAGGTATTGCACTCACAACCAGCTGCTCAAATGCCAGGTTTGTCAAGTCTGGAATCTAATGATAAAGACATGGCTGGAAGTGATGATGAACAGCCTTCTGACACCAACAACAGTGAGGAACAACAAGGCAAAAGTCCAGAAGTGCATTGCACAAGCTCAAGTGAAGATTCTGAACTTGAAGATTGTGTTGCTGGAGAAGAAGCCGACACCGGACAACAGAGTCTATTGATGTCTGTTCACAGTAGTGAGGAGTTCTGGCGGTTTAATACAGAGGTCGAGATTTTTGCTGAAGGACAACTTCCAGCCACCGAGGGTACTGATAAACCTCAAAAAAGAAATGAGGAGAGTGAGAGTGATAAGGAGGCCTTGTATTGTGGGGAAGTCTCTAAAGGTGATGTCAAGGTGATTACCAAAGATGATGGGATTGAAGAGGAAGTTGAGATACAAAAGAACTCTGTGTATGAAGGTGTGAAAATGGAAAAAGATGAAGGTAAAGAAGATAAAGCACTCCCTCAGGACTTTGGCCAACAGGATGGAAACATCGACACAGGTAGGTTGGTTAGAGACCTCTGTGATTCTCCTGAAATATCCATGCAAAGTCTGGAGGAGCTAGATGCTGATACTGAAGACCACGTAGACAACATTCAGGATTTCTCCAAGGATGAATACCAGGAGGCAGGCGAGAGCTTTGCAGATTATCCGTCAGACTTTTCGTCATGCGAGTATGTTGAAGAAAGAAGCACAAAGGTGGAAAAAAGTCCTCACCAGGTGGACACTTTGCCTTGTGAACCAAATAGCTGCTCGGAACAAATTGTAACAGATGTTACATGGCTAGGATGTTCTGGAGACACGGGCAGAGATACAGATAAGCATCTGCACTGCAAAGAAGTGGACACTGATGAAGTTGTGGATCTGGATCAAGACAGAGGACAAAGACAGATTGTTGAACACATTTGGGGTGATCCATCTGTAGGAGTGATTGATCATGAGGTAGGCGAGTGTGATGAAAGCAGCTCCAGTGAGGATGATGCCCAAGGGAGGAAGAGTGATGAAGTCTTCTCAGGTATTTTTGATCTAAAGGATCAATTCAAGCCATTGGAGGACACCGAGTCTCAAAGAGACAAAGTCGAGTTTGCCAATTGGAGCATCTGTGAAGACCTAGGCATCACAAGAGGGGATCAGACAGTTTTCCAAATGTGCTGGAACACCGATGTATCAACAAATAAGGCTCCTCTCTATGGTCAGCTGTTTGTGGATGAGGAAAACCATGAAACGTTGTCTCCAGATGTCAATCAGCATCCTAAAGAAAACATCTGCGCAAACAGCTACTCAATAACTACCAAAACCTTGTGCCCTTCGAACCAGGGATCTGTGGACGACAGCTTCTTCTTCAACACTGATCCCGTGTCCTCTGGGTTCACGGAGGTGGGACAACTGGGAGACGACGAGAGCGAAGATGAGACAAACTGGGAGCAAGAACAGGAGAGAATTGAGGCTTTCTATAAGTTTTACAATGACAGCGACGGGGAGAATGAACGAAAAG GGAGGGAGGTAAAAGTTCAGTTTTCAACAGATACATCATCTCGGGTTATTCAATATGACACCGACAG CAGTGACAGAAACTCACTCAACAGCTCCACTGATAGTGAGGACGACCCGAACTCCGTGGACACCTCCGAG TTTCACCTTTTCCAGGACATGAGGGACTCAGACGACACTCTGAATAATAAACCTGCTTTTGGTCTACCAAATACTCCAGTAGCAGAGAAGGAGCCGGAACTGAGCTGGACAGTGCACGGCACCAAAAAACACAAG CATGCAAACACACTGAAGCTGATACTGAGGATGGGTCTGGTGATCCTATTCGGGCTGCTGATGTTCTGGATGGCCAAAGACCAAGTGGATTGGCTCGGCCCAATTTCCTTCTTTtag